A region from the Roseofilum capinflatum BLCC-M114 genome encodes:
- a CDS encoding Uma2 family endonuclease translates to MTQAVTFPTKLPNHLELPEEDGSVVKNFQEHPQSIILTDSIGSVMKRLHPDGQYAIGQDSGIYWRLTDPPERGCEAPDWFYVPNVPPLLDGEYRRSYVLWQEHIKPLVVLEFASGDGTEERDNTPLAVANGTEKIKPGKFWVYEQVMRIPYYGIFSMSAGTLEVYHLQDITYQKLTPNDRGHYPIPPLEVELGLWEGNYQNQHQQWLRWWDNQGNLLLTGEERAAVAELERDRIIEERDRATERAEQAERSQREAIVRLANMGLNSEQIAEALNLPIEEVRAIVL, encoded by the coding sequence ATGACTCAAGCCGTAACTTTTCCCACTAAACTCCCCAACCATCTGGAATTGCCAGAGGAGGATGGCTCGGTTGTGAAGAACTTCCAAGAACACCCCCAGAGCATTATCCTCACGGACTCCATTGGCTCGGTGATGAAAAGACTGCATCCAGATGGACAGTATGCGATCGGACAGGATAGCGGTATCTATTGGCGACTGACCGATCCCCCGGAACGGGGTTGTGAAGCGCCAGATTGGTTCTATGTGCCCAATGTGCCCCCGCTCCTAGATGGTGAATATCGTCGCTCCTATGTCCTCTGGCAAGAGCATATTAAGCCCTTAGTGGTACTGGAATTTGCCAGTGGTGATGGTACAGAGGAACGAGATAACACCCCTCTAGCTGTAGCCAATGGTACGGAAAAGATCAAGCCGGGAAAATTTTGGGTTTATGAACAAGTCATGCGGATTCCCTACTATGGCATTTTTTCCATGAGTGCGGGGACGCTGGAAGTGTATCATTTACAGGATATAACCTATCAGAAATTAACCCCGAACGATCGCGGCCATTATCCCATTCCTCCTTTAGAAGTCGAGCTAGGACTGTGGGAAGGGAATTACCAGAATCAACATCAACAGTGGTTGCGCTGGTGGGATAATCAAGGGAATTTATTGCTCACCGGAGAAGAACGGGCTGCGGTTGCGGAACTCGAACGCGATCGCATTATAGAAGAACGCGATCGCGCCACAGAACGAGCAGAACAAGCCGAGCGATCGCAACGAGAAGCCATTGTTCGTCTGGCTAACATGGGCTTAAATTCCGAACAAATTGCCGAAGCTTTAAATTTACCGATTGAAGAGGTGAGGGCGATCGTCCTCTAG
- a CDS encoding XisI protein yields the protein MDKLEFYRDTIEKILRRHADMPYSYGEIDEHVIIDRDRNHFLLFDVGWQQERRVHGCITHVQIIDGKIWIQRDGIEDGVTEELLEAGVPKSDIVLGFQPPEVRPYTGYGI from the coding sequence ATGGATAAACTAGAGTTTTATCGAGACACTATAGAAAAGATCCTCAGAAGACATGCTGATATGCCTTACTCCTATGGAGAAATTGATGAGCATGTGATTATCGATCGCGATCGTAATCACTTTTTATTATTTGATGTCGGTTGGCAGCAAGAGCGTCGCGTCCATGGTTGTATTACCCATGTTCAGATTATTGACGGTAAAATCTGGATTCAGCGCGATGGTATTGAGGATGGGGTAACGGAAGAGCTATTAGAAGCCGGTGTGCCGAAATCGGATATCGTTTTAGGCTTTCAACCCCCAGAAGTGCGTCCCTATACCGGTTATGGGATATAG
- a CDS encoding element excision factor XisH family protein — protein MAKDIYHETVKMALIKDGWTITNDPLSLAVGGRMVYVDLGAEKLLAAEKDNQRIAVEIKSFVRPSPVQDLENALGQYVLYRGLMQESPLHQDRKLYSSFRCYVGHLDPPKSPLKRGTFLFPPF, from the coding sequence ATGGCAAAAGATATCTATCATGAAACAGTTAAAATGGCTTTAATTAAAGATGGCTGGACAATTACCAATGATCCACTGTCCTTAGCCGTTGGAGGCCGAATGGTTTATGTAGATCTGGGCGCAGAAAAACTATTAGCTGCTGAAAAAGATAACCAAAGAATTGCTGTAGAGATAAAAAGTTTTGTGCGTCCATCTCCTGTACAAGATTTAGAAAATGCTCTGGGTCAATATGTGCTTTACAGAGGATTAATGCAAGAATCACCTCTTCATCAAGATCGTAAGCTATACAGCAGTTTTCGCTGTTATGTGGGACATCTTGATCCCCCTAAATCCCCCTTAAAAAGGGGGACTTTCCTATTCCCCCCTTTTTAA
- a CDS encoding element excision factor XisH family protein has translation MYLAVSDLVYFDFFEEKIAQIAIRTNQVKVLTFDETSQEISQWIE, from the coding sequence CTGTATTTAGCCGTTTCGGATTTAGTTTATTTTGATTTTTTTGAGGAAAAAATAGCTCAAATTGCTATTCGTACCAATCAAGTTAAAGTATTGACATTTGATGAAACATCACAGGAGATAAGCCAATGGATAGAGTAA
- a CDS encoding XisI protein gives MDRVNKYGQLIQEILDYYAQIPYSHGDIKSHVIADWTNHHFMLVIIGWDGKHRVHGMITHAQIIDGKIWIHRDGIEDGITEKLLEAGVPKSDIVLAFHPPHIRPHTGFAIA, from the coding sequence ATGGATAGAGTAAATAAATATGGTCAACTGATCCAAGAAATTCTAGACTACTATGCCCAAATTCCTTATAGTCATGGTGATATTAAGAGCCATGTCATTGCTGATTGGACAAACCATCATTTTATGTTAGTGATTATCGGTTGGGATGGAAAACATCGGGTTCATGGGATGATTACCCATGCCCAGATTATTGACGGAAAAATCTGGATTCACCGCGATGGGATTGAAGATGGAATCACGGAAAAATTGCTAGAAGCGGGCGTGCCCAAATCGGATATTGTTTTAGCCTTTCACCCGCCACACATTCGCCCCCATACTGGATTTGCGATCGCCTAA
- a CDS encoding tetratricopeptide repeat protein, whose product MNLLWKGLLIVVILVASIILPAQAISMREFPHQVWDQESATPRLISAVDESRNLEDVAQEAFTAANQGDFATAEADWTQILEAYPESAAAWSNRGITRASQGKFEGAIADYKTCNELAPNFAFALASQALATYELGETEQAIKMMRNLNRKYPQFADMRAALSAALWVEGKQGEAESNWVAAVGLDSRYKDMDWVKNIRRWPPTITEALERFLSLS is encoded by the coding sequence ATGAATCTACTTTGGAAAGGACTGTTAATTGTCGTCATTCTCGTAGCTAGTATTATTTTACCAGCCCAGGCGATTTCGATGCGGGAATTTCCCCATCAGGTTTGGGATCAAGAGAGTGCTACCCCCCGGTTAATCAGTGCGGTGGATGAGTCTAGGAACTTAGAAGACGTGGCGCAGGAAGCGTTTACAGCAGCGAATCAAGGGGATTTTGCCACAGCAGAAGCGGATTGGACGCAAATTTTAGAGGCTTATCCCGAAAGTGCCGCCGCTTGGAGCAATCGGGGGATTACCCGTGCGAGTCAGGGGAAATTTGAGGGGGCGATCGCCGATTATAAAACCTGCAACGAACTTGCCCCTAACTTCGCCTTTGCCCTCGCCAGTCAAGCCCTCGCCACCTACGAACTCGGCGAAACCGAACAAGCCATCAAAATGATGCGAAATCTCAACCGCAAATATCCCCAATTTGCCGACATGCGAGCCGCCTTAAGTGCCGCCTTATGGGTAGAAGGCAAACAAGGAGAAGCCGAAAGTAACTGGGTAGCCGCCGTCGGTTTAGACTCTCGGTATAAAGATATGGATTGGGTGAAAAACATCCGCCGTTGGCCTCCAACTATTACAGAAGCCTTAGAGCGATTTTTAAGTCTTTCCTGA
- a CDS encoding HD domain-containing protein, translating into MQTVKFTAMEHGDAEDYDLLCESFEEYTSSLPQRILENLKELNTAYEGYQISRYEHSLQTATRAYRNNENEEMIVAALVHDIGGTLAPYNHAALAAAILQPYVSEKVCWIVQHHDIFVKYYWGHHRGLDRYAREKYREHPYYQATIDFCHHYDQNSFDPNYDTLPLEFFEPMVCKIFARPGHHSPYLEE; encoded by the coding sequence ATGCAAACAGTTAAGTTTACAGCAATGGAGCATGGGGATGCCGAAGATTACGATTTATTATGTGAAAGCTTTGAAGAGTATACCTCAAGCCTACCCCAACGGATTTTAGAGAACCTAAAAGAATTGAACACTGCCTATGAAGGTTATCAAATTTCCCGTTACGAACATTCCTTACAAACAGCGACTAGAGCCTATCGGAATAACGAAAACGAAGAAATGATTGTAGCCGCATTAGTTCATGATATTGGCGGAACCTTAGCCCCCTATAATCATGCTGCCCTAGCTGCTGCCATTCTTCAACCCTATGTGTCTGAAAAAGTCTGTTGGATCGTCCAACATCACGATATCTTTGTCAAATATTACTGGGGCCATCATCGAGGGTTAGACCGCTATGCTAGGGAAAAATATCGCGAACATCCCTATTATCAAGCGACGATTGATTTTTGTCATCACTACGATCAGAATAGCTTTGACCCCAACTATGATACACTTCCATTAGAGTTTTTTGAACCCATGGTATGCAAGATTTTTGCTCGACCTGGCCATCATAGCCCTTATCTTGAAGAGTAG
- a CDS encoding ATP-grasp domain-containing protein, whose product MESIPILVICPRAIDYLNCQTIPEAEKYQFHFLDAPLELSGFSQNFDVINFLEECRQYIKQHEIKVVLATRDIPSLLQAQLSQEFEHLRGPSIDSSFICLHKYYTHQKINFPSSDYTLCWLEPNKSLSESVRAIDIPFPWMLKPCTGACSSSIMKIPNEQEAQNAIAFYQEFVVDNLKYLNPFLETYLDGDRYPLIKQNPILVEEYIDSPYKCCVDGCVSHGEILIWGISDSHYYANKPDCFADYSFPSTLPQLIQDKLKESYKKIVKTLIDYGFDNQFVDVEFFVSDNGEIKIMEINGRMIPISASLYRQCLNQGDPYSALISIGMGDRPKAPTLNGLVGGIFYLTTFAKDRAENLFDFELAEKFDNIEIRVNPKQEIAEISPSGFTLATVNLVGNSYEVIHEKANNIRRKLLKRPNFSPWN is encoded by the coding sequence ATGGAATCCATTCCCATTTTAGTCATCTGTCCCAGAGCCATAGATTACTTGAACTGCCAGACTATACCTGAAGCAGAAAAATATCAATTCCATTTTCTGGATGCGCCCTTAGAATTAAGCGGTTTTAGCCAAAATTTTGATGTAATCAACTTCTTGGAAGAGTGTCGCCAATATATTAAGCAGCATGAGATTAAAGTTGTATTAGCAACTCGTGATATTCCCAGTCTACTGCAAGCGCAACTGAGTCAAGAATTTGAGCATTTGCGAGGGCCGAGTATTGACTCTTCCTTCATTTGTCTACATAAATATTATACCCATCAAAAAATCAATTTTCCATCGAGTGACTATACCCTTTGTTGGTTAGAACCGAATAAAAGTTTATCCGAGTCAGTTCGAGCAATAGACATTCCTTTTCCTTGGATGCTCAAACCCTGTACGGGGGCTTGCTCATCCTCAATCATGAAAATCCCCAATGAACAAGAAGCCCAAAATGCCATCGCCTTTTACCAGGAATTTGTAGTCGATAACCTCAAGTATTTAAATCCGTTTTTGGAAACTTATTTAGACGGCGATCGCTATCCCCTCATTAAACAAAATCCCATCTTAGTGGAAGAATATATTGACTCTCCTTATAAATGTTGTGTAGATGGATGCGTGAGTCATGGAGAAATATTAATCTGGGGCATTTCTGACAGTCATTATTATGCAAACAAACCTGACTGTTTTGCTGACTATTCTTTTCCCTCAACCTTACCCCAATTGATTCAAGATAAACTCAAAGAAAGTTATAAAAAAATCGTCAAAACTTTAATAGATTATGGCTTTGACAATCAATTTGTTGATGTAGAATTCTTCGTCAGCGATAATGGAGAAATCAAAATCATGGAAATTAATGGGCGGATGATTCCCATATCTGCGTCTCTCTATCGTCAATGCTTGAATCAAGGCGATCCTTATAGCGCCCTAATTTCCATCGGCATGGGCGATCGACCTAAAGCTCCTACTCTGAATGGATTAGTGGGAGGCATATTTTATCTAACAACATTTGCTAAAGATAGGGCTGAAAACTTGTTTGATTTTGAATTAGCCGAGAAATTTGATAATATAGAAATTAGAGTCAATCCTAAACAAGAAATTGCGGAAATCAGCCCTAGCGGTTTTACCTTGGCAACAGTCAATTTAGTGGGAAACAGTTATGAAGTAATTCATGAAAAAGCAAACAATATCCGGCGAAAGCTGTTAAAACGACCCAATTTTTCGCCCTGGAATTAG
- a CDS encoding TauD/TfdA family dioxygenase, translating to MVVTQTKSFITIRNKRFHYIWLRENCPSCRYAAPYQQLYDPNISDRPENPQPLSIDLNEETLTIDWDETPAHRSVFSVEWLLRNSYDPQPELDSDPSILWDRATLESTPPQTYNAQTVDNEIWMEQLFSLGFVVLENISPENLEDFLSSVGPIYNADYGKIMPLETREQVQETRDGCPLPPHNDLSYWGGHRLAQFLYCVENQNSGGESTLVDGFRVTEDFRQDYPHYFQRLRDTPVQYWLLDRRHGYRFCNTASILECDRDGNLTTVRFSKRNCRPHLPFEQLEDFYQAYHTFFSYLKKLEYQYQFRLRNHDCLLFQNFRVLHGRTGFDPALGNRKLSSGYVDWNFFVGKKNFKNHE from the coding sequence ATGGTCGTGACTCAAACTAAGTCCTTTATTACCATTAGAAATAAACGCTTTCATTATATCTGGTTGCGAGAAAATTGTCCGAGTTGTCGCTATGCAGCTCCGTATCAGCAACTCTACGATCCAAATATTAGCGATCGCCCAGAAAACCCCCAACCTCTATCCATAGACTTGAATGAAGAGACCTTAACCATTGACTGGGATGAAACCCCCGCTCACCGCAGCGTATTTTCCGTAGAGTGGTTGCTCAGAAATAGCTACGATCCTCAACCCGAACTCGACTCAGACCCCTCGATTTTATGGGATAGAGCAACATTAGAATCTACTCCACCCCAAACCTATAACGCTCAAACCGTTGATAATGAGATTTGGATGGAGCAATTATTCAGTCTCGGATTTGTGGTATTAGAGAATATCTCTCCAGAAAACTTAGAAGATTTTCTTTCATCTGTCGGCCCCATTTATAACGCTGATTACGGGAAAATCATGCCTCTAGAAACTAGAGAGCAAGTTCAAGAAACCCGTGATGGCTGTCCCTTACCCCCCCATAACGATCTCAGTTACTGGGGAGGGCATCGCCTGGCTCAGTTTCTATATTGTGTAGAAAATCAAAACTCAGGCGGTGAATCGACATTGGTCGATGGTTTCCGAGTAACAGAAGACTTTCGCCAAGATTATCCACACTATTTTCAACGTTTGCGAGACACACCGGTACAATATTGGTTGCTCGATCGCAGGCATGGGTATCGTTTTTGTAATACTGCATCGATTTTGGAGTGCGATCGCGATGGAAATTTAACCACAGTGCGCTTTAGCAAAAGAAACTGTAGACCTCATTTACCCTTTGAGCAATTAGAAGATTTCTACCAAGCCTATCATACTTTTTTCTCCTATCTCAAAAAACTGGAGTATCAATATCAGTTTCGACTCAGAAACCATGACTGTTTGCTCTTCCAAAATTTTAGAGTTCTGCATGGAAGAACTGGTTTCGATCCAGCCCTAGGAAATCGAAAGCTCAGTTCGGGCTATGTTGATTGGAACTTCTTTGTTGGCAAAAAGAATTTTAAAAATCACGAATAA
- a CDS encoding class I SAM-dependent DNA methyltransferase, protein MSSSFEVRLPDNIKDLPINEEYFFITENGQERRLKLHDYAEVYRIPGLYNYLALEKLAYRSPEVMTTLLTENLNNSGESVEDLRLLELGAGSGLFGQAAAQVGVTSIIGIDIVPEAAEACRRDCPGVYEDYFVEDMTQLSESTCNFLKEKDLNGFVCCSALSEGHIPVKAFVTGMNLIKDKGWVLFNVAKTSYECEDNCPEFVYFYRQLVAKGYLNVQATQTYIHRCFFNGKSLEYVAILAKKQQNIPNELS, encoded by the coding sequence ATGTCAAGTAGTTTTGAAGTTCGCTTACCGGATAATATCAAGGATTTACCCATTAATGAGGAGTATTTTTTTATTACGGAAAATGGTCAAGAGCGGCGATTAAAGCTCCATGATTATGCAGAAGTTTATCGAATTCCTGGGCTTTATAACTATTTGGCTTTAGAGAAACTTGCCTATCGCTCTCCTGAAGTGATGACGACTTTGTTGACTGAGAATTTAAATAATAGTGGCGAGTCAGTTGAGGATTTAAGACTATTAGAATTAGGGGCAGGTAGTGGATTGTTTGGTCAAGCGGCTGCCCAAGTGGGAGTAACCTCTATTATTGGGATTGATATTGTTCCTGAAGCGGCTGAAGCTTGTCGAAGAGATTGTCCGGGAGTCTATGAAGATTATTTTGTGGAAGATATGACTCAATTATCAGAGTCAACTTGCAATTTTCTGAAGGAGAAAGATTTAAATGGTTTTGTTTGTTGTTCAGCATTGAGTGAAGGTCATATTCCAGTCAAAGCTTTTGTCACGGGGATGAACTTAATTAAGGATAAAGGCTGGGTCTTGTTTAATGTGGCAAAGACGAGTTACGAGTGTGAGGATAATTGTCCTGAATTTGTTTATTTTTACCGTCAATTAGTGGCAAAAGGTTACTTAAACGTGCAGGCGACTCAAACCTATATTCATCGCTGTTTTTTTAATGGGAAATCTTTGGAGTATGTGGCAATTTTAGCGAAAAAACAACAAAATATCCCCAATGAGTTAAGCTAG
- a CDS encoding DUF2785 domain-containing protein: protein MDVEFLKSIVENRFAVPDRHQVAELTPKLMANLGAVKWELRDRSYMTLSAWIWGWHDRTHYSQAEMLELAEQPKRNIQIGLGEAESDRVFLRTYSILLLNDLTDFHRHHPYLDEGEIRDRMELYLTYLEQEQDLRGYVGGEKGWAHGMAHVADSLALLSLNSYLNESDLIRLLDAIASKLRQPVSSVYLHSEEERLARAAVSICQQDRLAIKQIKVWLNRLIEPDLRRPSGRFVWDDFENHPWRKILTDPTEKLCAYRNLQNFLRAFYFQWRKKEDNPERKQTVEYLIEDALQFIDTGFYNSSEGFFLNP, encoded by the coding sequence ATGGATGTAGAGTTTTTAAAATCAATTGTCGAGAATAGATTTGCGGTTCCCGATCGCCATCAGGTTGCCGAACTAACTCCTAAGCTGATGGCGAATTTGGGGGCAGTAAAATGGGAATTGCGCGATCGCAGCTATATGACGTTGAGTGCCTGGATCTGGGGATGGCACGATCGCACCCACTATAGTCAGGCAGAGATGCTGGAGCTGGCAGAGCAGCCGAAACGTAATATCCAGATAGGTCTGGGTGAAGCAGAAAGCGATCGCGTGTTTTTGCGGACGTATTCTATTTTACTCTTGAATGACTTAACGGACTTCCATCGCCACCATCCTTACCTAGATGAGGGCGAAATCCGCGATCGCATGGAACTCTATTTAACCTATCTGGAGCAAGAGCAAGATTTACGAGGCTATGTGGGTGGGGAGAAAGGCTGGGCCCACGGAATGGCCCATGTAGCCGACTCTTTAGCCCTTCTTAGCCTCAATTCCTATCTCAATGAGTCAGATCTAATACGACTGTTAGATGCGATCGCCAGCAAATTGCGACAACCCGTGTCATCCGTTTATCTCCATTCCGAAGAAGAGAGACTGGCCAGAGCGGCCGTCAGCATTTGCCAACAGGATCGGCTGGCGATCAAGCAAATCAAGGTTTGGCTCAACAGATTAATTGAACCGGATCTGCGTCGTCCATCAGGTCGCTTCGTTTGGGATGACTTTGAGAATCATCCTTGGCGAAAAATTCTCACCGATCCGACTGAGAAACTCTGTGCGTATCGAAATCTGCAAAACTTTTTGCGTGCCTTCTATTTTCAATGGCGCAAAAAAGAAGATAATCCAGAAAGAAAACAGACCGTTGAATACCTCATCGAGGATGCTTTGCAATTTATCGATACGGGTTTTTATAATTCCAGTGAAGGCTTCTTTCTCAATCCCTAA
- a CDS encoding SDR family oxidoreductase: protein MSKLILITGVSRGLGRAMAEKFIQSGHRVIGCARNQQSIAELNGHFSQAHNFTTVDVTDDFAVSAWSQQILGAYEPPDLLINSAAIPHQRIPLWEISTEEFDRVIDVNIKGVANIIRHFVPAMVTQKRGVIVNFSARWGRYTAANAAPYCASKWAIEGLTGALAQELPSGMAAVSLWPGTIHTDTLEYIYGAEKAAGYISPPAWAQIAVPFLLQIGASDNGKPLSIPTG from the coding sequence ATGTCTAAACTAATTTTAATTACTGGAGTAAGTCGGGGTCTCGGTCGCGCCATGGCCGAGAAATTTATCCAGTCCGGACATCGGGTGATCGGTTGCGCTCGTAACCAGCAATCGATTGCAGAACTCAATGGGCATTTTAGTCAAGCCCATAACTTTACCACAGTTGATGTGACTGACGATTTCGCAGTAAGTGCCTGGAGTCAACAGATTCTCGGCGCATATGAACCCCCCGATCTACTCATTAACAGTGCTGCTATTCCCCACCAACGTATTCCTCTGTGGGAGATTTCAACTGAAGAATTCGATCGCGTGATTGATGTCAATATTAAAGGGGTAGCCAACATTATTCGCCATTTTGTCCCAGCAATGGTCACCCAAAAACGGGGTGTAATTGTTAACTTTAGTGCCCGTTGGGGTCGCTACACGGCCGCTAATGCTGCCCCCTATTGTGCCAGTAAATGGGCGATCGAGGGCTTAACGGGAGCGTTAGCCCAAGAGTTACCATCAGGCATGGCAGCCGTTTCCCTTTGGCCGGGAACTATTCATACCGATACCTTAGAATATATTTATGGGGCAGAAAAAGCGGCGGGTTATATTTCTCCTCCAGCATGGGCGCAGATAGCTGTTCCCTTCTTGTTGCAAATTGGAGCGAGTGATAATGGCAAACCTCTCTCTATTCCGACGGGATAA
- a CDS encoding element excision factor XisH family protein, with translation MAKDIYHETVKTALIKDGWTITDDPLRLKFGGRMTYVDLGAEKLLAAEKQGERIAIEIKSFLNPSPIKDLEQALGQYILYSQVLEKLELNRKLYIAIPQKVFSDFFTEALPQLIIELNNLKILTFNPKVEEVVQWIN, from the coding sequence ATGGCAAAAGACATCTATCACGAAACGGTGAAAACAGCTTTAATCAAAGATGGCTGGACAATTACAGACGATCCCCTCCGATTAAAGTTTGGCGGTCGGATGACCTATGTCGATCTGGGAGCCGAAAAACTGTTAGCAGCCGAAAAACAGGGAGAGCGTATTGCCATAGAAATCAAAAGCTTTTTAAATCCTTCTCCCATCAAAGATTTAGAACAGGCATTAGGTCAATATATTCTTTATTCTCAAGTTTTAGAAAAGCTGGAACTTAATCGTAAATTGTATATTGCCATTCCTCAAAAGGTGTTTTCTGATTTCTTTACTGAAGCACTTCCGCAATTAATCATAGAACTCAATAACCTTAAAATCTTAACATTTAATCCTAAAGTTGAGGAGGTTGTCCAATGGATAAACTAG
- a CDS encoding XisI protein: MDKLEFYRETIEKILRRHADMPYSYGEIDEHVIIDRERNHFLLFDVGWQQERRVHGCITHLQIIDGKIWIQRDGIEDGVTEELLEAGVPKSDIVLGFQPPEVRPYTGYGVS; the protein is encoded by the coding sequence ATGGATAAACTAGAATTTTATCGAGAAACCATTGAAAAAATCCTCAGAAGACATGCTGACATGCCTTACTCCTATGGAGAAATCGATGAGCATGTGATTATCGATCGAGAGCGCAATCACTTTTTATTATTTGATGTTGGTTGGCAGCAAGAACGCCGCGTTCATGGTTGTATTACTCATCTTCAGATTATTGATGGTAAAATTTGGATTCAGCGCGATGGTATTGAGGATGGAGTGACGGAAGAGTTATTAGAAGCAGGTGTGCCAAAATCGGATATTGTTTTAGGCTTTCAACCCCCAGAAGTGCGTCCCTATACGGGTTATGGGGTATCGTGA